A genomic region of Persephonella marina EX-H1 contains the following coding sequences:
- the valS gene encoding valine--tRNA ligase, giving the protein MPLGEYKPSEIENRWYKEWLKSAIFTADSSSDKPYFSVVMPPPNVTGSLHIGHALNMTLQDITVRYKRMKGFNTLWLPGFDHAGIATQWVVTRQLEAEGINKFDLGREKFIEKVWEWVPKARDTIKKQIESLGASCDWTRQRFTLDEGFARAVREAFFRLYREGLIFKAPYIVNWDPKDRTAISDLEVEYKEERGNLWYIRYPVVDQEGNETGEFITVATTRPETMLGDTAVAVNPEDERYKDLIGKRVRLPLAPEKRTTWDGEKEVSNLIPVIADDYVDPEFGTGAVKITPAHDPNDFEVGQRHGLPMVIVMDESAVMNENAGKYKGLDRYEARKRIVEDLKESGLLEKVEEIVHNVGHSQRSGAVVEPYLSVQWFVNTKKLAKEAIDVVEKGDIRYIPENWKKTYLNWMYDIRDWCISRQIWWGHRIPVWQCKSCEHINVFSDQMYNTLPEKVIFNVFGDTRIPQVFSIKDLTDYLYGKNFNHPDKTNLQFYEKVVFGKEIPELSDKQKLKKFLDEHYKKVPILDESILLRERKDNIIGFVPHAIFYMHENGYIDKTFTAKDVVDAYKRHKEEIKYVFNIVLDGLKREEILLDEEKLNQWLIDHAYGNCKQGRIFFTETNNTFNIIEDIIRENEYYIELRCEKCGSHNLKQEDDVLDTWFSSALWPFGTLGWPEDLKDLKSFYPTSLLITGFDIIFFWVARMIMMGMHFMKEKPFSDVYIHALVRDEKGEKMSKTKGNVIDPLDMIEKYGADSLRFTLAALAAQGRDIRLSEKRIEGYKHFANKIWNASKFVLTNLEKYMVNSNIINEVKTLSLSYEDRWILTLLQETIDKATKALEDYRYNDYANILYDFFWHEYCDWYLEFTKERIYKGTDQEKKTALSVLVYVLDKTLRMLHPVMPFLTEEIWQKLPYKDSKFLPVAKYPEYSEDLYFENEKRLIEDLKELIVSIRNVRADFGIEPSRKLNVYIKPGDFEFESLIHALEPSIKLLAKIDELTVSQTLERPPNTIVAVSKRAESYIDISGTIDIDKEIERQEKILKDLERSISISEKKLSNENFVKKAPAHVVEKERKLYEELKQKAEKVKQIIENLKEVTEAS; this is encoded by the coding sequence TTGCCACTTGGAGAGTATAAACCTTCAGAGATAGAAAATAGATGGTATAAAGAATGGTTAAAATCAGCTATATTTACCGCAGACAGTTCCTCAGATAAACCTTACTTTTCAGTTGTTATGCCACCTCCAAACGTGACAGGAAGCCTTCATATAGGCCATGCACTTAACATGACACTCCAGGATATAACTGTAAGATACAAAAGGATGAAAGGTTTTAACACTCTATGGCTTCCAGGTTTTGATCACGCAGGTATAGCAACACAGTGGGTTGTAACAAGACAGCTTGAGGCAGAGGGAATAAACAAGTTTGATTTAGGAAGAGAAAAGTTTATTGAAAAGGTGTGGGAATGGGTTCCAAAGGCCAGGGATACTATAAAGAAGCAGATAGAGAGCCTTGGAGCTTCCTGTGACTGGACAAGACAGAGGTTTACACTTGATGAAGGCTTTGCGAGAGCTGTAAGAGAAGCTTTTTTCAGACTTTATAGGGAAGGACTTATTTTTAAAGCTCCATACATAGTTAACTGGGATCCTAAAGACAGAACAGCCATATCAGATCTTGAGGTTGAGTACAAAGAGGAAAGAGGAAATCTCTGGTATATAAGATATCCTGTTGTTGATCAGGAAGGAAATGAGACAGGAGAGTTTATAACTGTTGCAACAACAAGACCTGAGACTATGCTTGGTGATACAGCTGTTGCTGTAAATCCTGAAGATGAAAGATATAAAGATCTCATAGGTAAGAGAGTTAGACTGCCTCTCGCCCCGGAAAAAAGAACCACATGGGATGGAGAGAAAGAAGTTTCAAACCTTATACCAGTTATAGCTGATGATTATGTAGATCCTGAGTTTGGAACAGGTGCTGTTAAGATAACACCTGCCCACGATCCTAACGACTTTGAGGTTGGACAGAGACATGGTCTTCCGATGGTTATAGTTATGGATGAGTCAGCTGTTATGAACGAAAACGCAGGAAAGTATAAAGGTCTTGATAGATATGAGGCAAGAAAAAGGATTGTAGAGGATCTGAAAGAGTCAGGTCTTTTAGAGAAAGTTGAGGAGATTGTTCACAATGTAGGTCATTCGCAGAGATCAGGAGCTGTTGTAGAGCCTTACCTTTCAGTTCAGTGGTTTGTTAACACGAAAAAACTCGCAAAGGAAGCTATAGATGTAGTTGAAAAGGGAGATATCAGATATATACCTGAGAACTGGAAAAAGACTTACCTTAACTGGATGTACGATATAAGGGACTGGTGTATTTCAAGACAGATCTGGTGGGGACACAGAATACCTGTATGGCAGTGTAAGAGCTGTGAGCATATAAATGTTTTCAGTGATCAGATGTATAATACGCTTCCAGAAAAAGTTATATTCAATGTATTCGGTGACACGAGAATACCTCAGGTATTTTCCATTAAGGATCTGACAGACTATCTTTATGGAAAGAATTTTAATCATCCTGATAAAACAAACCTTCAGTTCTATGAGAAGGTGGTTTTCGGTAAAGAGATACCAGAGCTTTCAGATAAACAGAAATTAAAGAAATTCTTAGATGAACATTATAAAAAAGTTCCTATACTTGATGAATCAATACTTTTAAGGGAAAGAAAAGACAATATTATAGGTTTTGTTCCACATGCTATCTTTTATATGCATGAGAATGGTTATATAGACAAAACATTTACAGCAAAGGATGTTGTAGATGCTTATAAAAGGCATAAAGAAGAGATAAAGTATGTTTTTAATATTGTTTTAGACGGTTTAAAAAGGGAAGAGATACTTTTAGATGAGGAAAAACTGAATCAATGGCTGATAGATCATGCTTATGGTAACTGCAAACAGGGAAGGATATTCTTTACAGAGACAAATAACACATTTAATATCATTGAGGATATTATCAGGGAAAATGAGTATTATATTGAGCTTAGATGTGAAAAATGTGGAAGTCATAACCTTAAGCAGGAAGATGATGTTTTAGATACATGGTTTTCATCAGCTTTATGGCCTTTTGGAACACTTGGATGGCCTGAGGATCTTAAGGATCTGAAATCTTTTTATCCAACATCTCTTCTTATAACAGGATTTGACATTATATTCTTCTGGGTGGCCCGTATGATAATGATGGGTATGCATTTTATGAAGGAAAAACCTTTCAGTGATGTTTATATACACGCTCTTGTAAGGGATGAAAAAGGGGAGAAGATGTCAAAAACAAAAGGGAATGTTATAGATCCCCTTGATATGATAGAAAAGTACGGAGCAGACTCCCTCAGATTTACACTGGCAGCATTAGCCGCACAGGGAAGGGATATAAGACTTTCTGAAAAAAGAATAGAGGGATACAAACATTTTGCAAATAAGATATGGAACGCATCAAAATTTGTTTTAACAAATCTTGAGAAGTACATGGTAAACAGCAATATAATAAATGAGGTGAAGACACTTTCATTATCATATGAAGATAGATGGATTCTTACGCTTCTTCAGGAAACTATAGATAAAGCAACAAAAGCCCTTGAGGATTACAGGTATAATGATTATGCAAACATACTTTATGACTTCTTCTGGCATGAGTACTGTGACTGGTATTTAGAGTTTACAAAGGAAAGAATATACAAAGGAACAGATCAGGAGAAGAAAACGGCTCTCTCAGTTCTTGTTTATGTTCTGGATAAAACACTCAGAATGCTTCATCCAGTAATGCCGTTTTTAACGGAAGAGATATGGCAGAAACTTCCATATAAGGACAGTAAGTTCTTACCTGTTGCAAAATATCCTGAGTACTCAGAGGATCTATATTTTGAGAATGAGAAAAGATTAATTGAGGATCTGAAAGAGCTGATAGTTTCCATAAGAAATGTTAGAGCTGATTTTGGAATAGAGCCTTCAAGAAAGCTTAACGTTTATATAAAACCAGGGGATTTTGAGTTTGAAAGCCTTATACATGCATTAGAACCTTCTATTAAACTACTTGCAAAAATAGATGAACTTACTGTATCACAGACACTGGAAAGACCACCAAACACGATTGTTGCAGTGTCTAAGAGGGCAGAAAGCTATATAGATATATCTGGAACTATAGACATTGATAAAGAGATAGAAAGACAGGAAAAAATATTGAAAGATCTTGAAAGGTCTATATCTATATCAGAGAAGAAGCTTTCAAATGAGAACTTTGTTAAAAAAGCTCCAGCTCATGTTGTTGAAAAAGAAAGAAAGCTATATGAAGAACTGAAACAGAAAGCTGAAAAGGTAAAACAGATAATAGAGAATCTAAAAGAAGTGACAGAAGCATCTTGA
- a CDS encoding outer membrane protein codes for MGRYLSAFLITVFTVFLSYGSEIGLKLGYSTLSYSSVATGESKDINFTLTGSIYFDYDIPLSDTTAFSPSFQIDYAYKTIDYVYLYGHGYAEEKFTYTGFEINGKGKAFLTRAFMIYAGGGISMNRFAVDYTLESGGTLTSDEETYLGFQGFAGFQFMITKMLGLGAEYKYKVYNDDSTDYTFDNQSFILANIFIRFK; via the coding sequence ATGGGGAGATATTTATCTGCCTTTTTAATCACAGTTTTTACAGTCTTTTTATCTTACGGATCAGAGATAGGACTTAAATTAGGCTATTCAACGCTTTCTTACTCTTCCGTAGCAACAGGTGAGAGTAAGGATATCAACTTTACACTAACAGGATCTATCTATTTTGATTATGATATTCCTTTGTCTGACACGACAGCATTTTCGCCATCTTTCCAGATTGATTACGCTTATAAAACTATAGATTATGTTTATCTTTACGGTCATGGTTATGCTGAAGAGAAATTCACTTACACAGGTTTTGAGATAAATGGTAAAGGGAAAGCATTTCTTACAAGGGCTTTTATGATTTATGCCGGCGGTGGCATATCTATGAACAGATTTGCTGTGGATTACACACTTGAATCAGGAGGAACTCTCACATCTGACGAGGAGACATATTTAGGGTTTCAGGGCTTTGCAGGTTTCCAGTTTATGATAACAAAGATGTTGGGATTAGGTGCTGAATACAAATATAAGGTTTACAACGATGACTCTACAGATTACACATTTGATAATCAGAGCTTTATACTTGCAAATATTTTTATAAGATTTAAATAA
- a CDS encoding argininosuccinate synthase, which yields MKKRVVLAYSGGLDTSVIVRWLTDKGFEVITYTADVGQGEELDEIEEKAKASGAVEAIIDDIKEEFAREYCMPLMRSGALYEGRYTLLSALSRPLISKKLVELAHRYDAHYVAHGSTGKGNDQVRFESSVWALDPDIEVLAPVRDWEFKSREEEIEYALKHGIPVKATKEKPYSYDRNLWGVAIEAGPLEDIWAEPPEDAFEITVNPENAPDSPEYLEIQFEKGVPVAINGKRYDQLWKLIWDLNEIAGKHGVGRIDMVENRLVGIKSREVYESPAGIILIKAYDEIESLVLDRFTYHYKLTHISQPYADLVYNGLWFSKLREALDAFTSEIAQLVNGTVRFKLYKGNAQIVGRKSPNGLYFETLATYSPEDEFDHKAGEMFTKIWGLPLKVFAKANKR from the coding sequence TTGAAAAAGAGAGTTGTTTTGGCTTATTCAGGTGGTCTTGACACTTCTGTTATTGTCAGATGGCTTACAGATAAAGGCTTTGAGGTGATAACATACACAGCTGATGTAGGACAGGGTGAGGAGCTTGATGAGATAGAGGAAAAGGCGAAGGCATCAGGAGCTGTAGAGGCGATAATAGATGATATAAAGGAGGAGTTTGCAAGGGAGTACTGTATGCCCCTTATGAGATCGGGAGCACTTTATGAAGGAAGATACACTCTCCTTTCAGCTCTTTCAAGACCACTGATCTCTAAAAAACTTGTTGAGCTTGCACACAGGTATGATGCCCATTATGTGGCTCACGGCTCAACAGGAAAAGGTAACGATCAGGTAAGGTTTGAGTCTTCTGTGTGGGCCCTTGATCCTGATATTGAAGTTCTTGCCCCTGTAAGGGATTGGGAGTTTAAATCAAGGGAAGAAGAGATAGAGTACGCATTAAAACACGGCATTCCTGTAAAGGCAACAAAAGAGAAGCCTTACTCCTACGATAGAAATCTGTGGGGTGTTGCAATAGAAGCCGGTCCCCTTGAGGATATATGGGCAGAACCACCAGAGGATGCTTTTGAGATAACTGTAAATCCTGAGAATGCACCTGACAGTCCAGAATATCTTGAGATCCAGTTTGAGAAAGGGGTTCCTGTAGCCATAAATGGGAAGAGATACGATCAGCTGTGGAAGCTTATATGGGATCTTAATGAGATAGCTGGAAAACACGGCGTTGGAAGAATAGATATGGTAGAGAACAGGCTTGTTGGGATAAAGTCAAGGGAGGTTTATGAGTCACCGGCGGGAATTATACTGATAAAAGCGTATGATGAGATAGAGAGTCTCGTTTTAGACAGATTTACATACCATTACAAACTGACACATATATCACAGCCTTATGCTGATCTTGTTTACAACGGTCTGTGGTTCTCAAAACTTAGAGAGGCTCTTGATGCTTTTACATCTGAGATAGCACAGCTTGTAAATGGAACTGTGAGATTCAAGCTTTACAAAGGAAATGCACAGATAGTTGGCAGAAAATCACCAAACGGTCTTTACTTTGAGACACTTGCAACGTACAGTCCTGAGGATGAGTTTGACCATAAAGCTGGGGAGATGTTCACGAAGATATGGGGACTTCCACTTAAGGTTTTTGCGAAAGCAAACAAGAGATAA
- a CDS encoding tetratricopeptide repeat protein: MEEILRLIEKGDIPQAFKKAESYPYPENILYKAVIHFHTGNNIKAKELLKKYINLDKNNPESYYYLGSIYLEEGNPEKAVKYLKKAVEKGKKAEYFNDLGYAYFLKGDPEKAIKCYTKAIEIKPDLAVAYYNRGLAFKKMGDYDEAVKNYNRAIALNPEDPDYYYNLGIVYRIKGDLQKAVNCYKKAIEINPENENYYNNLGNVYYDMKDYKKAVECYKKAVEINPLFFLGWQNLGNTYLDMGDYEKAVKAFKKALKIDKRSAECYMDMGIALKELGRYDEALKAYEKAEQINPDLKALSLYNKACLYASKGDKEKALKLLKESFSIDPSLKDYAKTDPDLKGIV, from the coding sequence ATGGAAGAGATACTGAGATTAATAGAAAAGGGAGACATTCCTCAGGCTTTCAAAAAGGCTGAAAGCTACCCCTATCCAGAGAACATACTTTATAAAGCTGTGATACATTTTCACACAGGAAACAATATAAAAGCTAAGGAGCTTTTGAAAAAGTATATAAATCTGGATAAAAACAACCCTGAGAGTTACTACTACCTTGGAAGTATATACCTAGAGGAAGGAAATCCTGAGAAAGCTGTAAAGTATCTTAAAAAGGCTGTTGAGAAAGGAAAAAAGGCTGAATACTTTAATGATCTCGGTTATGCTTACTTTCTGAAAGGAGATCCTGAAAAGGCTATTAAGTGTTACACAAAAGCTATAGAGATAAAACCTGATCTTGCTGTAGCCTACTACAACAGAGGTCTGGCTTTCAAAAAGATGGGAGATTATGATGAAGCTGTAAAAAATTATAACAGAGCTATAGCTTTAAACCCTGAAGATCCTGATTACTACTACAACCTTGGTATCGTTTACAGGATAAAAGGTGACCTGCAAAAGGCTGTAAACTGCTACAAAAAGGCGATAGAGATCAATCCAGAAAATGAAAACTACTACAACAATCTCGGAAATGTTTATTACGATATGAAGGATTACAAAAAGGCTGTTGAGTGTTATAAAAAAGCTGTAGAGATAAATCCATTGTTCTTTTTAGGCTGGCAGAACCTTGGAAATACATATCTTGATATGGGAGATTATGAAAAAGCGGTAAAAGCATTCAAAAAAGCCCTAAAGATAGATAAAAGATCAGCAGAATGTTACATGGATATGGGAATAGCATTAAAGGAGCTTGGAAGATATGATGAGGCATTAAAGGCATATGAAAAAGCAGAACAGATAAATCCTGATCTCAAGGCTCTATCCCTTTACAACAAAGCATGCCTTTATGCATCAAAAGGTGATAAGGAAAAGGCTTTAAAATTGCTGAAAGAATCCTTTTCAATTGATCCATCACTGAAAGATTACGCAAAAACAGATCCTGATCTTAAAGGGATTGTATAG
- a CDS encoding aldo/keto reductase: protein MLYKEFLDYRLSEIGIGTYLGASDQDTDIRYYETITEGIQKGINVIDTAINYRNMRSEKVIGDVLKNINREKVVISTKGGYIPVPYYIDEDPTQWFKREFVQKEIVSPKEITETGNIITPRFIDWSFEKSLENLNTEYIDVYFLHNPEDQLLKFNRDTFYKKIWTVFRLLEGKVHEGKLKYYGLATWNGLRVPEDHQQHIDLKKIFDIAREVGGENHHFRFIQLPYNIAMIEAYTLKNQRINGKSLTTFEASKRLGLYTYISSPLMQRRLVRPVHQQILERFRVKKFSHIPIQFVRSTEGVGTVLIGMSRKEHLIENLEIQEIPHLKPEEIDSMIKERGY from the coding sequence ATGCTTTATAAAGAGTTTCTTGATTACAGGCTTTCAGAGATCGGTATAGGAACGTATCTTGGGGCATCTGATCAGGATACTGACATAAGATACTACGAAACTATAACAGAAGGGATACAGAAAGGGATAAATGTTATAGACACAGCTATAAACTACAGGAATATGAGAAGTGAGAAGGTAATAGGGGATGTTCTAAAAAATATAAATAGAGAAAAGGTGGTAATATCAACAAAAGGAGGATACATACCTGTCCCTTACTACATAGATGAAGATCCTACACAGTGGTTTAAAAGGGAGTTTGTCCAGAAGGAGATAGTCTCACCAAAGGAGATCACAGAAACAGGAAATATAATCACTCCAAGATTTATAGACTGGTCATTTGAAAAAAGTCTTGAGAATCTAAACACAGAGTATATTGATGTATACTTTCTTCACAATCCTGAGGATCAGCTTTTAAAGTTCAACAGGGATACATTCTATAAAAAAATATGGACCGTTTTCAGACTTCTTGAAGGGAAGGTTCATGAAGGAAAGCTGAAATACTACGGTCTTGCAACATGGAACGGACTTAGAGTTCCAGAGGATCATCAACAGCATATAGACCTGAAAAAGATCTTTGATATAGCAAGAGAGGTTGGTGGGGAAAACCACCATTTCAGATTTATACAGCTTCCATATAACATAGCGATGATAGAGGCTTACACACTTAAAAACCAGAGAATAAACGGGAAATCTCTAACAACATTTGAGGCTTCAAAGCGTTTAGGCCTTTACACATATATAAGCTCACCTTTGATGCAGAGAAGACTTGTAAGACCTGTTCATCAACAGATACTGGAGAGATTCAGGGTAAAAAAGTTCTCACATATACCTATACAGTTTGTGAGAAGTACAGAAGGCGTTGGAACTGTTCTGATAGGTATGAGCAGAAAGGAGCATCTTATTGAAAATCTTGAGATACAGGAAATTCCACATTTAAAACCTGAAGAGATAGATAGTATGATTAAAGAGAGAGGTTACTGA
- the mtaB gene encoding tRNA (N(6)-L-threonylcarbamoyladenosine(37)-C(2))-methylthiotransferase MtaB translates to MRKLKVAFSTLGCRMNQFETSAIEEKFEREGYTLTDFRDKADIYVINTCTVTNDADRTSRKTIRQAKRRNPDAVVVVTGCYAQVSPDKLAQMEEIDLVIGNSHKDAVFEIVENFINERRQDKVFIDNIFRQNEFKTFQISTFYEGSRPILKVQEGCNSFCSFCIIPFARGKVRSAKTEEVVKQISILVERGFKEIVLTGTQLSQFGYDNGEDLYSLLKDIVKIKDLYRVRLSSMGINELDDKLIDLITSEEKIAPHFHLSIQSADDKVLKDMKRDYTVKEYIEKVESIIKRRPETAIGTDIITGFPTEDEKSFENSLKNIEDIPFAYIHVFTYSERKGTTASKIGDLVPPQEKKRRTAILREISEKKSIEFRKRFLNNDLEVLIISEKDGKKVGITGNYIHIKFDSEKDINQITSVRLTEVGREREDNRGVELKKEVLV, encoded by the coding sequence ATGAGAAAACTTAAAGTAGCATTTTCAACTTTAGGATGCAGGATGAACCAGTTTGAGACCTCTGCTATAGAGGAAAAGTTTGAAAGAGAAGGGTATACTCTGACAGATTTCAGGGATAAAGCTGATATATACGTTATAAACACATGCACAGTAACAAATGATGCTGACAGGACATCAAGAAAGACTATAAGACAGGCAAAGAGAAGAAATCCTGATGCTGTTGTTGTTGTGACAGGATGTTACGCCCAGGTAAGTCCAGATAAACTCGCCCAGATGGAAGAGATAGATCTTGTTATAGGAAATTCACATAAAGATGCTGTTTTTGAGATAGTGGAAAACTTCATAAATGAGAGAAGACAGGATAAGGTTTTTATAGACAATATATTCAGACAGAATGAGTTTAAAACATTCCAGATTTCAACATTTTATGAAGGATCAAGACCTATACTTAAAGTTCAGGAAGGATGCAACAGCTTCTGTTCATTCTGTATAATCCCATTTGCAAGGGGGAAGGTCAGAAGTGCAAAAACAGAAGAGGTTGTAAAACAGATAAGTATACTTGTTGAAAGAGGGTTTAAAGAGATCGTTCTGACAGGAACACAGCTTTCACAGTTTGGATACGATAATGGGGAAGATCTGTACAGCCTTCTAAAAGATATAGTAAAAATAAAGGATCTTTACAGAGTAAGACTTTCATCTATGGGGATAAATGAGCTTGATGATAAACTTATAGATCTTATAACATCTGAGGAAAAGATAGCCCCTCACTTCCATCTCTCTATACAGTCAGCAGATGATAAGGTTCTGAAAGATATGAAAAGGGATTACACAGTAAAAGAGTACATAGAAAAGGTTGAAAGTATAATCAAAAGAAGACCTGAGACAGCTATAGGAACGGATATCATAACAGGATTTCCAACAGAGGACGAGAAATCATTTGAAAACAGTCTGAAGAATATAGAAGATATCCCATTTGCATACATACATGTTTTCACATACTCAGAGAGAAAAGGAACAACAGCTTCTAAAATAGGTGATCTTGTTCCACCACAGGAGAAGAAAAGGAGAACAGCCATACTCAGAGAAATATCAGAGAAGAAAAGTATTGAGTTCAGAAAAAGATTTCTGAACAATGATCTTGAGGTTCTTATAATCTCAGAAAAAGATGGAAAAAAGGTAGGAATAACAGGAAACTACATACATATAAAGTTTGATTCAGAAAAGGATATAAACCAGATAACATCTGTTAGACTTACAGAGGTAGGAAGGGAAAGGGAAGACAACAGAGGTGTTGAGTTGAAAAAGGAGGTACTGGTATGA
- a CDS encoding peroxiredoxin family protein: MRYVNLIISFMIFISFSFGITDKQLDDLIGKDYKTFRGIDETGKVVNIKSLIKEGKPAVIIFFALGDKPGTFDFLPKMNALYDRYGRNVTFVAVLLSRSSPEEVKQLKKMLPLKIPVLLAYNETIKRYSISKVDVPYIVFIDKNGKIKRIILRPESTMIKERPDVDHSDYENKTQNERIKSSIQIIEKYIKDIGG; encoded by the coding sequence ATGAGATATGTAAATCTGATCATCTCATTTATGATCTTTATATCTTTCAGTTTTGGTATAACAGATAAACAGCTTGATGATCTTATAGGGAAAGATTACAAAACATTCAGAGGGATTGATGAGACAGGTAAAGTTGTTAATATAAAATCTCTCATAAAAGAGGGAAAACCGGCTGTAATAATCTTTTTCGCTTTAGGAGATAAACCTGGAACGTTTGACTTTCTCCCTAAGATGAACGCTCTTTACGACAGATACGGAAGAAATGTAACATTTGTAGCTGTTCTTCTTAGCAGATCTTCACCTGAAGAGGTAAAACAGCTTAAAAAGATGCTTCCTTTAAAGATCCCTGTTTTACTTGCATACAATGAGACGATAAAAAGATACAGCATCTCAAAGGTTGATGTTCCATATATAGTTTTTATTGATAAAAACGGAAAGATAAAAAGGATAATCTTGAGACCTGAATCAACGATGATAAAAGAAAGACCTGATGTTGACCACTCAGATTATGAAAATAAGACACAGAATGAGAGGATAAAATCAAGTATCCAGATAATAGAAAAATACATAAAGGATATTGGAGGATAG
- a CDS encoding rhodanese-like domain-containing protein, whose amino-acid sequence MKRFILTAVLFAFYMNISTAFENVSAEKFRELMKRKDVIILDVRTPQEYEKDGHIKGANLLPVQLFQYIYLAGLRDKDVLVYCRSGNRSVTASKMLEQMGLKKVYNLKGGIKEWKSKGFPVEYGWK is encoded by the coding sequence TTGAAAAGGTTTATTCTGACAGCTGTCTTATTCGCGTTTTACATGAATATCTCAACAGCTTTTGAGAATGTCTCGGCGGAGAAGTTCAGGGAACTGATGAAAAGAAAGGATGTGATAATACTTGATGTGAGAACACCTCAGGAATATGAAAAGGACGGTCATATAAAGGGAGCAAATCTTCTACCTGTCCAGTTATTCCAGTATATATACCTTGCAGGATTAAGGGATAAAGATGTCCTCGTTTACTGCCGATCAGGAAATAGAAGCGTTACTGCAAGCAAGATGCTTGAACAGATGGGTCTGAAAAAGGTTTACAACCTGAAAGGCGGTATAAAAGAATGGAAATCAAAAGGATTTCCGGTAGAGTATGGCTGGAAGTAG
- a CDS encoding lytic transglycosylase domain-containing protein: MEIKRISGRVWLEVVTVFLLFSTISTADQFERCFLVSSKKYGVNIHLLKAIAEVESGMQPYAVNVNLKGKNRSFFIKNRKVASEFITYLEKKGYNFDVGISQINIKNIRRFGLSPVELLDPCKNIDLSARIMRELIDRHGMTWDAVWRYNGNKRYAKKVLKALKEIRKK; the protein is encoded by the coding sequence ATGGAAATCAAAAGGATTTCCGGTAGAGTATGGCTGGAAGTAGTTACTGTATTCCTTTTATTTTCCACAATCTCTACTGCTGACCAGTTTGAGAGATGTTTTCTTGTATCATCTAAAAAATACGGTGTAAATATTCATCTTTTAAAAGCCATAGCAGAGGTTGAAAGTGGTATGCAGCCCTATGCTGTAAATGTAAATCTGAAAGGTAAAAACAGGAGCTTTTTTATAAAAAACAGAAAGGTTGCATCAGAGTTTATAACATACCTTGAGAAAAAAGGTTACAACTTTGATGTTGGTATATCACAGATAAATATAAAAAATATAAGAAGATTTGGACTTTCTCCAGTAGAGCTTTTAGACCCCTGTAAAAATATAGATCTATCTGCAAGGATAATGAGAGAGCTGATAGATAGACACGGCATGACATGGGATGCTGTATGGCGTTATAACGGGAATAAAAGATACGCTAAAAAAGTTCTTAAAGCTTTAAAAGAGATCAGGAAAAAATAA